CCAGTGGTCACTGAGGCAGATGAGAAACTGGGAAGAGCACTGGTCAAAGTGAACAAGGTCCAGACTTGGTCCTGGCTGTGGACTCACTCTTTTCATCCTTTATGTAGGCCCCAGGGTCCCAATAAGCACATACAGGGCACAGCAAAGGTGGACAGCAGGGGTGGGGCAAAGGGGGGGTGGGAAGGTCCTGCTGGAAGAAGCTGGATAAGCCCAGGCTGCACCTTTAGACTGGGCAGTGGGTGAGGAGGAACGTCTTCCCCTACTTTTTTTGTCCCTTGGGGTTTGCTGAGAAGGTCAGCTCCCTTTCTTTGTAATCCTCCCACTTTGAGCTCTGGATCACAGGGAGAGCCTAGAATCCCTGGCTTTCCTGGGCCTCTCCTGCCCTGGCTGGGCACTCACACCCTAAGCCCAATGCAGGATCCAGGGGGGAGCCCTGGCTGAGTTCTCCTGGCTCACCTGGGTGTGAGGTGCTGGGACACTGAGGCTCATGCCCAGAGCTTGCTTTTGCAGGAGGACCCTGAGCAGATGATGACTCAGCTGTGGTGTCTGGTCCCTCAGGGAGGTGTGGGGAGCTGTCCCCAGTAGGGATGGGCTTGGGGGCTCCAGGCTTTTCTTGCCCATGAAGTGACCTAGAAAGGAAGTGCCAAGGCACAGGGAAGTCAGGGAGCAAGGATGCTATCCCAGTAGGCGAGTCCCCATCTCTCCCACTTTTCAGTTCTCCTGGCAGGAAGACACATACACagcctttctcctcctggtcaccagAAACCACAAAGAACCCCCAGTGGTGGCAAAGCCTGCACTCAGCTTTTCCGGAGCAGGTAGAGGTGGGTGGACGGGATGGTACAGCTGGAAGGGGCGGTGGGAGGCCCCAAGGGCCAGGAAGAAACTCTGCCAGTTGTGCGGTCTGCTCAGAAGAGGGACGGGAAACAGCAGAGAAAGAAGTGAGGACAAGAGGTGTCTGGAAGGTGGAGGTGCAGAGAGAAGACACACTAGAGGTCGGAAGATTCAGTGCAGTCTTGTCTAAGGGAAGAGGAACAGGCTGGCAGGTAGCTCTAGGATCCAGCCTCAGCTCTGCTTTAAACCGGCTGAGTGAATGATTTAAACCAAGTCACTGGGTCTGGGTCTCAAGTTCCCCCATCTTACTAGATGAGTTCCAGGGTCCCCACTAGCCTGGACACTAGTGTCCATGTTGAGGAGAGGCCAGAGAAGGAAGGTGAGAGGGGCGGGGAGCGGTTGCCGGAACCCCGAAGACTCACCGGTGGCCCAGAGGTTGCCCCGCGGGTGCACTCGGATCTTGCTGGCCCGGCTGCGGGGCTCCGGGAGATCCCAGCCGAGCGGGGCGGCGCCGGCCGCGAGCAGAGCGAAGAGCAGGAGGCCGCCGAGCAGCCGAACACCCACCACTCGCAGGGTCATGGCTGGGCACGGGCGACGCCTCGGTTCAGGTGCACTCGGCGGTGGCTCCAGTCCCCGGCGCGTGCCTTCCCTCCTTTTAAACCCGCGCCGCTGGGGGCGGAGCCCGCCCGGAGgagcccgccccccccccccccccccccccccggcgcGCTCGCtgccgccccggccccgccctctGGGACTCTCAAGTCTGCTGGGGCCAGGGTCGGGgtccccctccaccgcccccacGCCCGCCCTCCTGCCCCGACGTGGGCATGGCTTCCTCAGGGTGTCCGGGCCCAAGCCCACCAGCTTCAAGCCGAGGATGGGGGCAAAGCCGGCTCCCGTGGCCCTCCCCGCCACTCGGCTTTCGGCCGAAGGACGGCTTCAAGGTAGAAAAGGGGGTGAGGACGCCTCCTTCCTGGGTAATAGGCGTTACTGTGCCCAGCAAAGTGCACCGGAGGAGATTGCCAGTCGGCCCCTCCCTCTTGGAGCATATGACCTGCTCACCCAGCTATCTTTATGCCCTCTCTCCCAGCCAGCACTCACCAGGTCAAGCAGAAATCACAGCACATGCTCTGGACGGGAGTGCAGAAGGATGGAAGGGGAGCCCTCCTCAACCCACCTCAAATGGTGAGAGCCTGGCTTCTCAGTAGGCTAGGAGGCAGATCTTTGAGTCAGGGGAGTGAAAGGAGCACTGGACCTGGAGTCCATATACAAGCTGTGTGATCTCTTTGACCCTCACCTTCTTCAACTGTCAAATGGGAATAACCCCAATGccctatttttaataatattacaTCTTTTTAGCCCAATTATTTTGTCGCAGGAAGCAGCAGTCCTACAGGACTCTCAAAGTTAGCATTCTCAAGGAGCCCTCCATGCTTGTCTTGGGAAGAACTTTTAGGTCAGTGGCAACATTTAATGAACAGGAAAAGACGCTGTGCTCCagaataatacatttatttttgcttaaatgTTCACCAAACACCAACAGTCAGAGCACCATGCTAAGGACAGGAGGGGAGACAAAAGATAACAATCTGCTTCCACCTTAGCTGACCATCTCATTGGAGAGACAGAGTACAAAAGCAGTTAATGAGAGAGGCGCAGGATACCAACCCACTCCTGGGCTCTGGACTCTTCTCAGAAACTCTGCACAGTGTGGCTGTGAGAGAACCTACTCCCCAGACTGGCTCAATAATGGTACCTGCTATTATTATACTCTTGCCATATCTAGCTCAGCAAGGCTCTGTGGATCACCATCTTAGAAGGGAAAGTGTGTACAAGAAGCTGATAGTCATGCTGAGCTCCCAGAAAGCATGACAGGCAGGACAAGGGCACTCCATTTCCAGCCCAGGCTTTCTTCCCACTCTCCCTGCTTCTCATCTCCCACCCTGGCATTTACACCTCTCTGTATTCTTGTCACTGCTTAAGCCATAGTGTACAGATATAGCTCTCATCACCTTCCCATTATAATCGTTCCCTTTTCAACCCCCCTCCCTCTGCTTGCATCACACACCCATCCTGTCTTCTCTGGTCCTCGGTCACAGAAGTTAGGAGGTGGTACTGAGTGCTGCCTCACTTAGATGCTTGAAGGAATCTTATTTGGCAGGTTTCTCTCTCCTCATTTTTTGGCTGCAAGCAGGCTCGGACTGGAAACTTGCCCAGATGTCACGCTGAAATCAGACTTCAGGTCTGTTCAGAGCACTCCTTCCAGCCCCTAGAGTCTTCAGGAACCGATGCTGCTTTCTGAGCCACGCCCACTCCCGCTGTACCATCCTGTTAAAGATCAGGTTGGTGTGGATTTCTCAAGGGGGCGAGGGAGCAGGCGCTGAGAGTTTCACCTCTCTTCTGCAGGTGGCCCTGGCACCTTGGTTCTGCTCTGACAGGTTCACTTATAGTTAGGCAAACCTCTGATATAGCCTGTGTTCACAGCTCCAACCACACCTGCGAGATTGAGCCCAGATGCCCCTGGGGATTATTTCATGTGTCAGGTGAGCACAGGAAAAGAGGGGCCTCCAaggaccctggagaaagaagcagggcagCAGCTCCACAGCCAGCTATAAACCACTGTCCCAGGAATGTGCAGTGTTAGGCACAGCAGAGAGGGGACTTGCCCAAGACAGCGCTTCCACGTCAGATCCCTCAGGGAGTAGTGCTGGGCTGAGTTTAAAGTGAGGACCTCAACTGCACACTGCCTGCTCCTAAGTCCTCTCTCCCTGGGGGAAGACAGACAGTGATCACATGTACAGTGAATCATATGGAACTGCCAGGGGAAGCTCTTCAGAGCTCACTCTGACCCTCTGAGATTTCAAACAATGCAGAGAAGATTCAAAGGACACCCAAAAGATGAATAAGGGGTGAAAGATATATGGCAAATCCTCTGATAACCAACACCAACCAAATATTTAAACTGCATCATGCTTTTAATAAAGATTGCTTAAAATAAAGAACATATATATTATTGATTGCTACGTTTCATTAAATTAGAATCAATTACAAataacttcttttcacagccaaatctttttttgttattgttttccaAAGCACTTACATGCACACTCCTTTGATCACCAACACTACTTTGATGCAGTAAAGGCTAGTACtatgtccattttatagatgcGTCAACTCAAGTAAACAAGTTAG
The nucleotide sequence above comes from Bubalus kerabau isolate K-KA32 ecotype Philippines breed swamp buffalo chromosome 19, PCC_UOA_SB_1v2, whole genome shotgun sequence. Encoded proteins:
- the NMB gene encoding neuromedin-B, yielding MTLRVVGVRLLGGLLLFALLAAGAAPLGWDLPEPRSRASKIRVHPRGNLWATGHFMGKKSLEPPSPSLLGTAPHTSLRDQTPQLSHHLLRVLLQKQALGMSLSVPAPHTQHRRLLVQMPQK